A single genomic interval of Helianthus annuus cultivar XRQ/B chromosome 13, HanXRQr2.0-SUNRISE, whole genome shotgun sequence harbors:
- the LOC110901050 gene encoding uncharacterized protein LOC110901050, whose translation MRLTIGRSTSDIEEINNFAKWLLDLGEGNVGCPNDGEATIEIPPDLLIKDTSDPISSLIDFVYPSILDNYNNHNYFSERAILSPKNEVVHEINDRLLALFLGEEREYLSSDSLCQTENPNSTQLKLYSPDVLNGLKVSGLPNHRLVLKVGVPVMLLRNIDQQNGLCNGTRLQIKRLYNRVIEAEIISGGNIGTRTYIPRLNLIPSDKKIPFAFQRRQFPIAVCFAMTINKSQGQSLSRVGLYLKQPVFTHGQLYVALSRVKTRDGVKLLILDKDGKPTDKTSNVVYKEMFNKL comes from the coding sequence ATGAGATTAACCATTGGACGCTCTACATCGGATATTGAAGAAATCAATAATTTTGCCAAGTGGCTTTTGGATTTGGGTGAGGGAAATGTTGGTTGTCCTAATGACGGGGAAGCAACAATTGAAATACCACCAGATCTTCTAATTAAGGACACCTCTGATCCCATTTCATCTTTAATTGATTTTGTTTATCCTTCAATTTTAGATAACTACAACAACCATAACTACTTTAGCGAGAGGGCTATACTTTCGCCTAAGAACGAGGTTGTGCATGAGATAAATGACAGGTTGTTAGCGTTATTCCTAGGCGAAGAAAGAGAGTATCTAAGCTCCGATAGTCTTTGTCAGACTGAGAATCCTAATTCAACACAGCTAAAACTATACTCACCAGATGTGTTGAATGGTCTTAAAGTATCAGGTTTGCCTAATCACAGGTTAGTACTCAAAGTTGGAGTGCCAGTAATGCTATTACGTAACATTGACCAACAAAATGGTTTATGCAACGGTACGAGGTTACAGATAAAAAGATTATACAACCGTGTCATAGAAGCAGAAATCATATCTGGAGGAAATATCGGCACTCGCACCTACATACCGAGACTTAATTTGATACCTTCAGACAAAAAGATTCCTTTTGCGTTTCAAAGGAGGCAATTTCCGATAGCTGTGTGTTTTGCGATGACTATCAACAAAAGTCAAGGGCAGTCGCTATCAAGGGTTGGTCTGTACTTGAAACAACCTGTGTTTACGCATGGTCAGTTGTATGTGGCTTTATCAAGGGTAAAAACCAGAGACGGAGTCAAATTGCTTATATTAGACAAGGACGGCAAACCTACCGATAAAACATCAAATGTCGTTTATAAGGAAATGTTTAACAAACTGTga